One window of the Eucalyptus grandis isolate ANBG69807.140 chromosome 6, ASM1654582v1, whole genome shotgun sequence genome contains the following:
- the LOC104449042 gene encoding uncharacterized protein LOC104449042, which produces MGGCFSQEAGDPSRMAKVISASGELHEYRVPVFVSQVLHAETYSSSSPCFLCNSDRLYYEEVVPALRPDDQLSPDQIYFVLPESKLQQRVTASDMAALAVKASVALQKVARRGGGRRRRKTQISPVLEVNFDGGASRGGDDGDLRYGSREFEVKKSFVVDVKTVRGASLSRSGSMRKVQRISSKRMKLAVRSFRMKLSTIYEGSAM; this is translated from the coding sequence ATGGGTGGTTGTTTCTCTCAAGAAGCCGGCGACCCGTCGCGGATGGCCAAGGTGATCTCGGCGAGCGGCGAGCTGCACGAGTACCGCGTCCCCGTCTTCGTGTCCCAGGTCCTCCACGCCGAGAcctactcctcctcctctccctgcTTCCTGTGCAACTCCGACCGGCTGTACTACGAGGAGGTCGTCCCCGCCCTCCGCCCCGACGACCAGCTCTCCCCCGACCAGATCTACTTCGTCCTCCCCGAGTCCAAGCTCCAGCAGCGGGTCACGGCCTCGGACatggcggccctcgccgtcaAGGCCAGCGTCGCCCTCCAGAAGGTGGCCAGGCGAGGCGGCGGCCGCAGGCGGAGGAAGACCCAGATCTCTCCCGTCTTGGAGGTGAACTTCGACGGGGGAGCTAGccgcggcggcgacgacggcgacctCAGATACGGGAGCCGGGAGTTCGAGGTCAAGAAGAGCTTCGTCGTCGACGTGAAGACCGTCCGCGGGGCGAGCCTCTCCCGATCCGGGTCCATGAGGAAGGTGCAGAGAATATCTTCGAAGCGAATGAAGCTCGCGGTTCGTTCGTTTCGGATGAAGCTGAGCACGATTTACGAAGGCTCCGCGATGTAG